The Colletotrichum higginsianum IMI 349063 chromosome 2, whole genome shotgun sequence genome has a segment encoding these proteins:
- a CDS encoding Cyclin-dependent kinase g-1 gives MASNAKSRWADSEEDAALEAKLKREKEEKKRLKAEKARVAEAERLAQQTRASIDNGSMSGNDGNGDSRPAKRRKFAPDADSGREPATADDALDKKEGAARLMRFPFGRWGKCRSVENYDKLNDIEEGTYGWVSRAKETASGKVVALKRLKIEPSDRNGLPVTGLREIQILRDSSHRNIVNLEEVVVGDDTSKIENIFLVLEFVEHDLKSILEDMPEPFLLSEVKTLLRQLTAGVAYLHDNWVLHRDLKTSNLLLNNRGQLKIADFGMARYVGDPPPKLTQLVVTLWYRSPELLLGARAYGRAVDMWSVGCIFGELLTREPLLQGTNEVDQVTKIFELCGVPTQESWPSFRSLPNARSLRFPKTSLVTGSVIRTKFTTLTNAGCALLNDLLSLNPDSRPSAKEMLEHKYFREDPKPKKEGMFPTFPSKAGQERRRRHEPNAPIRGQNAVELGDVDFSGIFQGRDKEERGGGFSLRMV, from the exons ATGGCAAGCAACGCAAAGTCAAGATGGGCAGAcagcgaggaggatgccgcTCTAGAGGCCAAGCTCAAACgggaaaaggaggagaagaagcgcctCAAGGCCGAAAAGGCGCGTGTAGCCGAGGCGGAACGATTAGCGCAACAAACGAGGGCGAGTATCGATAATGGCTCCATGAGCGGCAACGATGGAAATGGCGACTCACGGCCAGCGAAACGACGCAAGTTCGCCCCGGACGCAGACAGTGGGAGAGAACCCGCCACGGCGGATGATGCGTTGGACAAGAAAGAAGGCGCCGCGAGGCTCATGCGCTTCCCGTTCGGCCGCTGGGGCAAGTGCCGGAGCGTGGAGAACTACGACAAGCTCAACGACATCGAAGAGGGCACGTATGGATGGGTGTCGCGAGCGAAGGAGACCGCGAGCGGCAAGGTGGTTGCGCTGAAGCGGTTGAAGATCGAGCCGAGCGACCGCAACGGGTTACCGGTGACAGGCCTGCGGGAGATACAGATACTGCGCGACTCCAGTCACCGCAACATCGTCAATCTGGAAGAGGTTGTGGTAGGAGACGACACGTCAAAGATTGAAAA CATATTCCTTGTACTAGAATTCGTGGAACACGACCTTAAGAGCATACTAGAAGATATGCCCGAGCCCTTCCTCCTGTCCGAAGTCAAGACACTGCTCCGGCAGCTGACGGCGGGCGTTGCGTACCTCCACGACAACTGGGTCCTCCACCGCGATCTCAAGACGTCGAACCTGCTGCTCAACAACCGTGGTCAGCTTAAAATCGCCGACTTCGGCATGGCGCGGTATGTCGGCGACCCCCCGCCGAAACTGACGCAGCTCGTCGTGACCCTGTGGTATCGCTCGCCAgagctgctcctcggcgcgCGAGCTTACGGTCGCGCCGTCGATATGTGGAGCGTCGGCTGCATCTTTGGCGAGCTGCTCACACGCGAACCCCTGCTGCAAGGCACCAATGAGGTCGACCAGGTGACCAAGATCTTTGAGCTCTGCGGTGTGCCCACGCAGGAGTCGTGGCCGTCGTTCCGGAGCCTGCCCAACGCGCGCTCGTTGCGTTTTCCTAAGACATCGCTGGTCACGGGATCCGTAATCCGGACCAAGTTCACGACGTTGACGAATGCTGGGTGCGCGTTGCTGAATGACCTGCTGTCCCTGAATCCAGACTCAAGGCCGTCAGCCAAGGAGATGTTGGAACACAAGTACTTTAGGGAGGATCCGAAGCCTAAAAAGGAGGGCATGTTCCCGACCTTCCCCAGCAAAGCGGGccaggagaggagaagacgacATGAGCCAAACGCCCCTATCCGCGGTCAAAACGCTGTTGAGCTGGGTGACGTTGACTTTAGCGGCATCTTTCAAGGGAGAgacaaggaggagaggggcggcggcttctCCCTGCGCATGGTGTAG
- a CDS encoding Duf185 domain-containing protein has translation MQRLLSRRALAAGLRGLTVPHAAAPCAVRGHPTVQVSRGFSWTVSRWMEENEKKDERKWSTPLAKQLAEAISMTGPVPLASYMRMCLTGDIDGYYTGLAEENRDQFGLKGDFITSPEISQIFGELIGIWFVTEWLSQGKPKRGVELIEVGPGRGTLMDDMLRAIQNFKDLAQSIDAIYMVEASPQLRETQKNLLCGLDAPMTESKVGYHSVCKYTNGPIVWTETVKSIPQSPEKMPFIVAHEFFDALPIHVFQAVTVPPPLPKEPAPRTPVSNRPSPSGETKGPKEPTVEWREMLVSPTPPDAAHATMNIPKSEQGDPIPDFQMTLSSGPTRHSRYLPDTSSRYRRLKATVPNAVIEVCPDASLYAVDFASRIGGSAKHPKPRPSGAALILDYGTSETVPINSLRGIRRHRRVSPFSKPGLVDLSADVDFTAIAEEAMRATEGIEVHGPVEQGAFLSQMGIKQRAEVLAQLLRDKHQFKKAQAINEACERLVDRGRGGMGKVYKAMAILPENSGLRRPVGFGGDI, from the exons ATGCAACGTCTACTTTCTCGACGAGCTCTGGCGGCTGGCCTGCGAGGGCTCACCGTGCCCCATGCCGCCGCGCCTTGCGCGGTTCGAGGGCATCCGACGGTGCAGGTGTCGAGGGGCTTCTCCTGGACTGTGTCGAGGTGGATGGAGGaaaacgagaagaaggatgaGAGGAAATGGTCCACGCCGCTAGCAAAACAGTTGGCCGAGGCCATTTCG ATGACTGGCCCTGTTCCCCTTGCGAGCTATATGCGCATGTGTTTGACTGGCGATATCGACGGATACTACACGGGCCTGGCTGAGGAGAACAGGGACCAGTTCGGTTTGAAGGGTGACTTTATCACTTCGCCTGAGATCTCCCAGATATTCGGCGAGCTGATTGGCATCTGGTTCGTCACGGAGTGGTTGAGCCAGGGGAAGCCCAAACGAGGCGTGGAGCTCATCGAGGTCGGCCCCGGACGCGGTACACTGATGGACGATATGCTTCGT GCAATCCAGAACTTCAAAGACCTGGCGCAGAGTATCGACGCTATCTACATGGTAGAGGCGAGCCCCCAGCTGCGCGAGACGCAGAAGAACCTCCTCTGTGGCCTTGACGCGCCCATGACTGAGTCCAAGGTTGGCTACCACAGTGTTTGCAAATACACAAACGGTCCCATCGTCTGGACTGAGACCGTCAAGTCCATCCCGCAGA GCCCTGAGAAGATGCCCTTCATCGTAGCGCACGAGTTCTTCGATGCTCTCCCCATTCACGTCTTCCAGGCCGTGACCGTCCCTCCTCCACTACCCAAGGAGCCGGCCCCAAGAACTCCTGTTTCCAATAGACCTTCCCCTTCTGGTGAGACTAAGGGGCCCAAGGAGCCCACCGTCGAGTGGCGCGAGATGCTCGTCTCCCCGACCCCGCCAGACGCAGCACATGCGACTATGAACATTCCTAAATCCGAGCAGGGCGACCCGATTCCTGATTTCCAGATGACGCTCTCTTCGGGTCCCACTCGCCACTCGCGGTACCTCCCCGATACCTCGTCCCGCTACCGCCGCCTCAAGGCCACGGTCcccaacgccgtcatcgaggtTTGCCCGGACGCCTCGCTCTATGCCGTCGACTTCGCCAGCCGCATCGGCGGCTCCGCGAAGCACCCCAAACCTCGGCCCTCGGGTGCCGCGCTGATCCTCGACTATGGCACGTCCGAAACCGTCCCCATCAACTCGCTCCGGGGCatccgccgccatcgtcgcgtCAGCCCCTTTTCCAAGCCTGGTCTCGTGGACCTGAGCGCGGATGTCGACTTCACCGCCATcgcggaggaggcgatgCGCGCGACTGAGGGCATCGAGGTCCACGGCCCTGTCGAACAGGGCGCGTTTCTGAGCCAGATGGGCATCAAGCAGCGTGCCGAGGTGCTCGCCCAGCTGCTCAGAGATAAACACCAATTCAAAAAGGCACAGGCCATCAATGAGGCCTGTgagcgcctcgtcgaccgcggccgcggcggaaTGGGCAAGGTCTACAAGGCCATGGCGATCCTGCCTGAGAATAGCGGATTGCGACGacccgtcggcttcggcggcgatATATAA